The genomic segment ATATGCCAACAATAAACAATTTTTTCACAAATTTGAATTTAGTACTCCAATTGACCCTGATACATTTCTGTCACGCCCTgcgaccggggttagtcgacatcgGCGTTGTTCATCAATCACATAATCGAAAACAACTagcctcgtagcacagtataaaccgaaaccagtttatttcataaatctcaaaataatgtttttacAACCGAAATACTAAGAAAATGCGGAAACGCTTACAATTAAAATTACGAAAATTTAAAATCGAAATACTACACTTCTCAAAAATTtatcaccagccccagaactttTCTGATTCCTCTTTCTCCACTTGTTCTTCGGATTTATCTGGGAAGGTTGGAAGGGGTGAGTaatttgggaaatactcagcaagtgggggccgttcgAGTACACAACAACATGCATATAAAATTTCGAAATACATACCCACACACACCATGCATATTTGACTCATACCACGTTCATATCATTGACCGGACACTGAGATTCCTCTACTTTCAATGGTTTACTGAattcagtccctaatttttattcctctaagggggcgaggccgaatCGGTTATATCCCCACCGTATGAGGGTCATATCATAGTTGGGATTCCCTCCCATATCAATTTgaatcctcacagtgtcaaCATAAAACCCATGCAAAAATTATAACCAGAAGGGGTAGAAGAAGAATTGTACTCGAtcgaaatttcaaaaaaaacgAAAATGCATACACCGAAATTACacatttaaaacaagcccacttaccttagatCTTGATGAGAAAAACGTAGAAAGCCTAGGGATTCTTGCATtggaaatttcgaaaattccccTTCGGCGACTGAACTGCGGCACCGTTTCGCGGCTCTCAAAAATCCTAAGGGCACTAGATGAGGGTCTCGAAATTTGAGAGGGAAATATGGTGTAATTTTCGAGACACCATGCCCTCCTATTTACaggggttggctgctatcgTGATCGAGTGATATCGTGTTTGAAtttgaatcaaatctttatcgAGAATCGTGATATAATCATGATAACGGGTGATATTCTAAATCTTTCATTTcaaacaaattttgaaattatCTAATAAATGCACGATATTATTTTCAATTCTTGAGTTCAAAATGTTATACACAATAGAATTATCCAATCTAAAATTACAAATACTATCACGATAAAAATCGAAATCTTGGATtttacatccctccctccttatgggaagtttcgtcctcgaaacttgggttGACTAGGTCTATGAAGAGGTAAGGGTATTGGTTTCTCATCCTTGGTTCTAGCTCCCATGTGGCTTATCTTTCCGTGTGGTTAGACCATTGCACCTTGACGTAGGAAATAATTCTTCGTCTTCGTAGCTGGTCCTTGGTGTCCACGATTCTGATGGGAACTTCTTCGTACTTCAGCTCTTCTACCAATTTGCTTTCGATCATGAGCGGTTCTGCTTCCAACACGTGGCTTGGGTCCGAGATGTATTTCCATAGTTGGGACTCGTGGAATACGTTGTGAATTCTAGACATGCTTGGTGGCAGTGCCAACCTGTATGCTAGCGTGCCCACtttctccaaaatctcaaaggGTCCCACATAACGAGGGTTTAGCTTCCCAGCTTTACTGAATTGGACAACTCCTTTCATAGGTGATACTTTTACGTAGGCCTTTTCGCTAACGTTGAATTCCACTGGCCTTCTTTTCAGATCTGCCCAACTCTTTTGTCGatcttgagctgccttgagCTTCTCTCGGACTACTGTAACCTGGTCTATTGTTATCTGTACGAGCTCGGGTCCTACTATTGCTTTTTctcccacttcatcccaatataaggGTGATCggcacttcctcccatacaaaGCTTCGTATGGAGCCATCCCATTACTGCTGTGATAGCTGTAATTATAAGCAAACTCGATCAAGGGTAGATGAGTGCTCCAATTGCTACTGAATTCTAGGGCGCATGCTCGTAGCATATCTTCCAAGGTTTGAATTTTTCTTTCGGTTTGGCCATCCGTTTGAGGGTGATAGGCCGTACTTAGGATTACATTCGTCCTCATGACCtcttgaaagctcttccaaaagtgCGAGACGAACCTTGGGTCTCTGTCAGACAGGATGCTCACTGGTACATCATGTAGTCTTACAATATTGTCCATGTACAGTGTAGCTAGCTTGTCCAGATTGTAGTTCATACGGACGGGTAGGAAGTGTGCAGATTTTGTAAGTCTATCTACAATTACCCATATTCCGTCCTGACCTTGCCTCGACTTTGGTAATCctaccacaaagtccatggagatatggtcccacttccattcaggtaTCTCCAACGGTTGCAATAATCCTCCGGGTCGCTGGTGCTCTGCTTTGATCTGTTGACAAACCCGACACTTAGAGACGAATACTGCCACATCTCTTTTTATTCCGTTCCACCAAAAGTTCCTCTTAATGTCTCTGTACATTTTTGTACTCCCTGAATGGACTGAAAACTTGGACTTGTGTGCCTCTGATAGTATGTCTTGGCGAAGGTTATCGTTGTTCGGTACGCACAGTCGTCCATTCATCCATAGGACTCCCTTGTCATCGATTTGTAGATCTTGAGACTTCCCGCTTGCTCCTTAAGTTTCTTTAGCTCGGGGTCTCGGTCCTGATTTAACTTGACGGTCTCCTGCAGACATGGCTAGGCCGAGAGGGAAGCTAGAGTCATTTTTCCTGGGCCCTTCCGACTTAACGCATCAGCCACTTTGTTTGCTTTACCAGGATGGTAGCTTATGGTCAAGTCATAGTCTTTCAGTAGTTCGATCCACCGcctctgcctcatattcagttctttttgagtgaacaagtacttgaggctctggtGATATGTTAAAATCTCGCACTTGGCACCATAGAGATAGAGcctccaaattttcaaagcaaagacaACTGCAGCTAGCTCCAGATCATGTGTAGGGTAATTCTGCTCGTGCGGTTTTAACTGTCTTGATGCGTAGGCGATCACTCTtccctcttgcatgagtacgCACCCTAGACCGTCCTTAGAGGCGTCATTGTAGATAGTGAAATCTTTATTCTCTGCGGGCAGGATCAATACTGGCGTGGATGCGAGTTTCTCTTTCAATGTCTGGAAACTCTTCTCACAATTCTCATTCCAGATGAATTTAGAATTCTTCTGTGTGAGTCTCGTCAGTGGTACGGCTATCGAGGAGAACCCTTCGACGAACTTCCGGTAGTAACCTGCCAATCCAAGAAAGCTTCTGACATCTGTGGCGTTCTTCGGTCTCGGCCACTAAGTAATCGCCTCTACCTTCCTTGGATCCACTGACACTCCTTTTCCCGAGATTATGTGTCCCAGAAATGACACACTCcttagccaaaattcacacttgctgaacttagCATATAGCTTATTTTATCTTAAGGTCTGCAGAGCAAGGTGAAGGTGCTCTTCATGGCTCGTCTCGTCAGGAGAATAGATgaggatatcgtcgatgaataccactATGAACTGATTCAGGAATGGCTTGAATAATCTGTTTAATCAGATCCATGAATGCTGCCGGTgcgttggtcagaccaaaaaGCATCATTGTgaattcataatgcccatacttGGTCCGAAAGGCCGTCTTGGAGATATCTTCAGCCCTGACCTTCAACTGGTGATAGCCTGTCCTCAGATCCAGTTTAGAAAAGATGGCGGCTCCTTTAatctgatcaaacagatcgtctATCCAGGTAGAGGGTACCTgttcttgattgtgatcttgttcaattctctgtaatcgatgcacaatctcatactaccgtctttcttctttacgaagagtactggagctccccaaggggACACACTCGGTCGAATTTGCCTTTTATCTAGTAATTCTTGGAGTTGTTCTTTTAATTCCTTGAGTTtggctggtgccattctgtaaggtgctttagagattGGAGCAGCACCGGGAACCAGATCGATCTCGAATTCCACTTCGCGGTTTGGGACCGTCCTCGAGAGTTCCTCTGGAAAAACATCTGGAAATTATCTCACTATCGGGATGTCCTCAAGTTTCAGCTCGACTTCTCCTTTTACTTCACTGATCATTGCCATGTAGGTGTCTTCTCCCGATTTCATGGCTCTCCAAGCTTGAGATGCGGAGAGCAGCGACTTCCGTTCCTTGGATTTACCTTGGTACACGACCTCCTCTTGATTCGGAGTTATGAGTCTGACTTTCTTCTCCTTACAATCTACTATGGCATTGttcttggctaaccaatccatccctAAGATGATGTCGAAATCGACCATGATCAACTGTATCAAGTCGGCGCTAAAAGTCTGGTCGCTAATACTGATTTTACAATCTCTGTAAATCTCGTCAGTTTCAATGGCTCTACTAGTAGGTGTGTCTATTCGGAAAGGTTCAGTTAGCTTATGGGGCTTACGTCCTAGCTTCTTAGAAAATCTCTtagacataaaagtatgtgtAGCACCACagtcaaataacacataagcaggCACTTGCTGAATAAATATGGTACCTGACACGACTTCAGTTGCGTCGTCGGCCTCTTCCTGAGTCATGGCAAAGACCCTGGCATTGGGTTTGTCCTCCTTGGATTTACTAGGGCCTACTCCCGCATTTGGCCCAGTTACTCTGTTCGGCCCTGCTGGTCGGTTGGCGACGGTAGGACACTCTGCAATTCTGTGCCCGGATTTTCCACATCCAAAGCAAACACCGCTGACGAGACTGCTTCCCACCACTTAGCTGCTTTGTCTTCCAGAAAAGGCACGATCACATCAACTTTGAGTGCCTCGGGGACTTCCAATAGCCTTAATTGAGTCTCGACACTCTTTAGCCAACTTTGGCAACTTCAGGATCGGCGTCCCCTCTGAATATCGGACACATGTTCTTACGAAGGGACTCGTAATGAAATTTGACTCCAttcggtggtggtggtggaggtggttgATTGGCATTTGGGTTTCCCAACCCTTCCAATGTTGTCGCCACTATGGTGGCTATGGCCATAAGATCAGCTCGGCTTAGATTAACTGCAGGCGGTGGTCCATTCTCCTGTCGATTCTCCTATCTCTCTTCACGATCGGTGTTAGCGTAACGCGGGTTGCGGTTTTGTCTTGGGGGTCTACCGGCCATTTCCTACAATTTCAAGTTCTAAGAATTTGTTGTACGAGTAGAGTTCATACAATAGATTTTGCTAACATAAATTGAAATCAATGAACCAAATAGGACAGAATATAGAGTCAAGTAcatgaaaataattaaaaattcgaaaattccCAAAATAGAACGTTTTGAGATAGGCATATGGATTCGAAGAGTATGTCGAGAGGATTTCAGATCAGTTTACGAAACCGAATTCGGATTTTCCTACGAAAAAATCGAAGGACTCATGCTGGCGGGTTGACTTGTTCACTCGGCCGAGTTGACTCGCCGGGTTGACTCGTCGGAGTATGGTCGGAGCAAAGGCGTGTGACGGCGAAGGGGTAAGGATTACGAAACCGATGGTGGCAAGGCAAGAATCGGTCGAAAAACTACCTAATTTGGCGGGGAACTCGCGCAACTCGGTTAACTCAATGAAATTGAGCGTTTTCGATTAGGTGATCCGATCCCTAAATTGATTGGTGGGAAAAGTTACCCATGGATAGTATAATGTTTGGGTAACATTAATTGAAAATTGGAGTAGGTTTGGTAGGGTAATTGGACGAAATAAGATTCGGCGTTAGGGTTCGTACACCAAATTCTTAGATCCGAAATTCCGGTTTCACCCGAACACGAAATCAAAAATTGTTTGAGGGCTTTTGTTCGGTTCGTCAAGACGATTCTGGAACTGGTCGCCGATCGAAGAAAGAGTACCGGAAGCGGCCGGAATCGGCGGAGACGCCGCACGCGCGCTAAGGGCCTGTTTGGCCGGAATTTtcccgaatttttttttttgaaaatcgaTTTTTCCCACTCAGATTATGAACctgtcggctctgataccacttaaatgtcatgcCCTGCGACCGGGATTAGTCGACATCGGCGTTGTTCATCAATCACATAATCGAAAACAGCTAGCCttgtagcacagtataaaccgaaaccagtttatttcataaatctcaaaataatgtttttacAACCGAAATACTAAGCAAACGCGAAAACGTCTTACAATTAAAATTACGAAAATTTAAAATCGAAATACTACACTTCTCGAAAATTtatcaccagccccagaactttTCTGATTCCTCTTCCTCCACTTGTTCTTCGGATTTATCTGGGAAGGTtataaggggtgagtatttttggaaatactcagcaagtgggggccgttcgAGTACACAACAACAAGCATATAAAATTTCGAAATACATACCCACACACACCACGCATATTTTGACTCATACCACGTTCATATCATTGACCGGACATTGAGATTCCTCTACTTTCAATGGTTTACTGAattcagtccctaatttttattcctctaagggggcgaggccgaatCGGTTATATCCCCACCGTATGAGGGTCATATCATAGTTGGGATTCCCTCCCATATCAATTTGAATTCTCACAGTGTCAACATAAAACCGATGCAGAAATTATAACCAGAAGGGATAGAAGAAGAATTGTACTCGAccgaaatttcaaaaaaatgaaaatgcaTACACCGAAATTACacatttaaaacaagcccacttaccttagatCTTGATGAGAAAAACGTAGAAAGCCTAGGGATTCTTGCActggaaattttgaaaattcccCTTCGGCGACTGAACTGCGGCACCGCTTCGCGGCTCTCAAAAATCCTAAGGGCACTAGATGAAGGTCTCGAAATTTGAGAGGGAAATATGGTGTAATTTTCGAGACACCAtgccctcctatttataggggttggctgctatcgTGATCGAGTGATATCGTGTTTGAAtttgaatcaaatctttatcgAGAATCGTGATATAATCATGATAACGGGTGATATTCTAAATCTTTCAtctcaaacaaattttgaaattatCTAATAAATACACGATATTATTTTCAATTCTTGAGTTCAAAATGTTGTACACGATAGAATTATCCAATCTAAAATTACAAATACTATCACGAtaaaaattgaaatctttgatttTACATGTTCGTCATCAACATGACAATGTGACAGTAGAGTCCCACAATA from the Primulina eburnea isolate SZY01 chromosome 3, ASM2296580v1, whole genome shotgun sequence genome contains:
- the LOC140827100 gene encoding uncharacterized protein, with product MAIATIVATTLEGLGNPNANQPPPPPPPNGVKFHYESLQCPTVANRPAGPNRVTGPNAGVGPSKSKEDKPNARVFAMTQEEADDATEVVSGTIFIQQVPAYVLFDCGATHTFMSKRFSKKLGRKPHKLTEPFRIDTPTSRAIETDEIYRDCKISISDQTFSADLIQLIMVDFDIILGMDWLAKNNAIVDCKEKKVRLITPNQEEVVYQGKSKERKSLLSASQAWRAMKSGEDTYMAMISEVKGEVELKLEDIPIVR